From the Nostoc sp. PCC 7107 genome, the window AGATAATTTCGCCGAAAGGATGTTTTCTTACAACCTGCGAATTTTTGATAAATTTGCTAAACCAGCCATCAGCCTAGCAATTTTGTGTGATGCTGACTCCACTTGGAGACCAACTGAATATAGTTACAATTATCCTGATTGCAGTCTGGTTTTTAAATTTGGTACCGTCAAACTGCTGGATTATCAAAACCGCTGGACAGAATTAGCAGCCAGCGACAACCCTTTTGCGACAGTTGTCATGGCGCATTTAAAAACGCAGCAAACTAGCAAACAGCCAGGAGAACGGAAAAATTGGAAATTCAGCTTAATTCGCCGACTCTACGAACAAGGGCTAGAAGAAAGAGACATTCGTAACCTCTATCGTTTTATCGATTGGGTTATGATTTTACCAAAAGCATTAGAAGCAGAATTTTGGCAAGACTTTAAGTTATTCGAGCAGGAGCTTACTATGCCTTACATAACTACAGGCGAGCGCATTGGCTACGAGCGAGGCAAAGAGGAACAAACACAAGCACTTGTTTTAAAACTACTGCAAAGACGGGTAGGAAATTTACCCGACGAAGTTCGTCAACAAGTTCAAAGTCTTTCTCTAGAACAATTGGAAGCACTGGGTGAGGCTTTATTAGATTTTAGTAACATTAACGACTTACTTAATTGGTTAGCAGTGAATTAAAAACATTTTGGACTGATGAAAGTAATTAATAATTATTAGAAAAGCATGGCATGAGTTATATAACTACAGGCGAGCGTATTGGCTACGAGCGAGGAAAAGAGGAACAAACACAAGCACTTGTTTTAAGACAACTACAAAGACGGGTAGGAAATTTAGCTGACGAAGTTCGTCAACAAGTTCAAAGTCTTTCTCTAGAACAATTGGAAGCACTGAGTGAGGCTTTATTAGATTTTAGTGCGATCGCTGATTTACTCAACTGGTTACAAACCAATCAAACAGTATAGTTTAAGTTTTGTAACTAATAAAAGTAAAAAATAATCCTCACTTCTTTTGGCGAACCTAAAAGTAATAATTCTCCAAAAAAATAATCAAGAAATTCAGAACCAACAAATTCTCTATAACTTTCTATCCAACTGATTTGTAAAATATCCGATTTAGGCGGATAATTCGGATTAAGAGAATATAATTTTGCTTCCTCCGGCCATTGTTCGTAAGGGAATGGCTGATTACTAGAAAACAAGTTTGCGTACTGTGGTTCAACCAAGCCGTAAAATGTAATGGGTTTTTCCCAATCAAAATTGAGCAATTCTTGAACCATAAGCCAAGAAGCATCCCAACAATCATCATCTTGAATATGCGATTTCAAAAAAGGTGAAAGGTCTTGTGGCAGACCTCGTGGTCGAGATATAGGTCTGATATCTGCACCATACCACCGTAAAAATCTTTCTTGACGGACACCAGCTAGAACAGCAAAAAACTCATAGTGTGTGCCGATATCTATTCTTTTTAGAGGTGAAAATTCTGCGGTTGATTTTTTTAGACCCCGACCTTTTGGTTTTAGCACTGCTGTCCATTGTCCATTTTGTAGAGACTCTACAAATATTTGGATTTGAGTACTCATAATTGGTGCAAATAAATTATTTTTTTTGGGAAAGGCGTTTTGCCTCTCCCTATTTATCAACCCACTCCCAAATAATTCTTTACAATCTGCAAAATTCGCTCGGCTGCATGGCCGTCACCAAAAGGATTTATAGCATTAGCCATTGCATCATACGCCGCCGGGTTACTCAACAACTCCGCTGCCGCAGTTAAAATACTCTCGCTTTCAGTTCCCACTAATTTAGCTGTACCCGCCGTTACCGCTTCAGGACGTTCTGTGGTTTCTCGCAAAACTAATACTGGTTTACCTAAACTGGGTGCTTCTTCTTGCAAACCACCAGAATCAGTTAATAAAAAATGCGATCGCCCAATTGCACCCACTAATTCGGCATAATCTAAAGGTTCGGTTAAAAATACTCGCTGATGTTGCCCTAATAATGCTTGCAATGGTTCCCTAACTGTCGGGTTGCGATGCAGTGGTAACACCAAAGCAGTATCAGCAAACTTATCTAATATTTGCAGAAAACCTTGAGCGATCGCTTGTAATGGTTCTCCCCAATTTTCCCGACGGTGAACTGTAGACAACAACACGCGATATTCATTCCAGTTCAAACCAGGGACATTACAAGCTGGTTGACTCGCCGCCACATTCAACAGTGCATCAATAACTGTATTCCCCGTCAGGTGAATTTCGCCCAACACCCCAGAACGTTGTAAATTCTCTACCGCCAAAGTCGTTGGCGCAAAATGCAGTTGCGTAATTTGGGAAATTAAGCGTCGATTCGCTTCTTCTGGATAAGGATTGTAAATATTATCAGTTCTTAACCCTGCTTCTACATGACCGACAGGAATTTTTTGATAAAAAGCTGCCAAAGCCGCAGCAAAAGCTGTTGTCGTATCTCCTTGGACGATAACTAAATCTGGTTTATTTTTTTGAAATAACTCTTCTAGTCCGCGTAAGCTGCGACAGGTAATATCACTTAAAGATTGTTGAGGCTGCATAATCTCTAGATCTTCATCTGCTTTCAGGTTAAACAGTTGCATTACTTGTTCAACCATCTCCCGATGCTGTCCAGTTAAAATTACTCGCAACTTAAAGCTAGGAGATTTTTGAAAAACCTGAATCACAGGCGCTAATTTAATCGCCTCTGGACGTGTACCTAAGATAATGCCAACTCGCTTTTGATTAGTCATGGCTATATAGTCATTAGTCATTGGTCAATAATAAATGGTCAATCACTACAAATGACAAATGACTAAGAACAAAGCACAAATAATAAACATGAAAAAACCCGGCTGAACCGGGCAGATGTACTGTTTGTCATGTTTAACGCAATAGTTATTTGAGTTATTTGATTTCACAAGTTAAAGGACAAGCTGCATATACAGAGGTCTGTTGTAATTCTTCAGATTCTCCATGCAACCAGCTTAACCATTTGATTTGACTGGGGTGTACACCTTTGAGTGTCAGAACAGCAGCTGCGATCACAACTGCCAAAATATTGAATAAAATTAACCCACCGCCTACTAGTAAAACTGCACTAACAGGCATCACTGATTGTAAAACAATCGACAACAGACATCCAACCGTAGCCATCAAAACAACTAATGGAAAACCGACAACTAACAAACATACTGCCAACGTGAAAGTCCATATCAAAAAGCTTTTAATCATCATTAAGGAGTAGGTCTTTCCGAGATTAGAGCTTTGAGTTTGAGCCAAAACCATGACTTTTCCTCCTACAGGTACACAGCAATAAACGTAAATTTCAGTTAGATACCGCTGTTGGCGAATCAACTGATTCCTTCAGTGAATTCCAGTATATAAACAGGACTAGGAAAAATGAGCATTTAGTAACTTAACTTTACAGTTAATTTTTTGTAATTATGAATGTAAAGTTCAGTTGCTTTCTTGCTAGATCACTAGTTCCTGCTATCTACCTCAAGGAGTAGAAGCCCCATCACATCAGCTTGTAAAGGATAGTTTCAATGCCTCAAATTGATCCCCTTAATATTTCTTATAAAAAAGAGTACTGTCTCTCATAATTCGTCTATCTATCTGAAAAAAATACCTGCTGCTGATTTGGCTTTTAATTGCTAGTAAATTACCGTGATTTTGGGGAAAATTTTCTCATCTAAAAGCAAGAGATTTTCAAGATTCAATAAAAGTATTAATTATTGCTCTAATTTACCAGGGTTATTACTGAAGGATATCTCAGGATATAATGTGCTAAACAGGTGTATATGGACTTAATGTATTTCTAACATAATGGCAAAACTTGTATGTCATATAAAAAAGTATACTAGCAGCCATGCCAAATGTAACGAAATATTGCTTTAAAGTGTTCAGCTAAGGAACAGCAACAAACCTGCTGTCCGCCGTCCTTAGAATCACCGAGACAGCTTTTTTGCAGATTCAACTTGATAACTGCTTAATTTTGAAGATATATGACAGAAACATCGCCACCAGCCAATTCCAATCCTGTTGCTTCTCGGAATGTGCCACCCATGCCACCGCCACCACCATCATTAATGACACAGCGGCAGCATACACAAACTTTGGATATGTCAACCCATCGAAATACAACTCAACCTGCTCCACCGCCACCAGCAGCAGGTCATCGTCCAGGAACTCCCCCACCAGCAGCTAAAAGCAATCCTACTGGATTAAGTTTGGCGCAAATCATCAAAGAAGCTTTTGATAAAGGTTATTCCGATGTTCACTTGGGTGTAGGTGAAGTACCTCGCTTCCGCAACCGTGGCGAAATTCAACCAACCGAGTATCCAGAAACAGATCATGAAACTTTCATGGGTTGGTTGCGAGAGGTAATGACGGAAGCAGAAATTCAGCGATTTGAAGAACACCTAGAATTTGATGGTGCAACTCAGTATGAATTCGCCCGTGTACGGATTAACGTTTTTGGCTCAATGAAAGGCCATGCACTGGTGCTACGGTTAATTCCCCTAACAATCTTATCGATGGAACAATTGAGATTACCGCCAATTTTCCGAGATATCTGTCATCACCATAAAGGCTTAATCTTAGTCACTGGGCCGACTGGTTCTGGTAAATCAACAACTATGGCGGCGATGATTGACTATATTAATCGAGAAATGGCCAAGCACATCATCACCATTGAAGATCCTGTGGAATTTGTTCACAAAAGCCGCAAGTCCTTGGTCAAGCAAAGGGAAGTGGGGATGCACACCCGCAAATTTGATAATGCTTTAAAAGCAGCTTTGCGGGAAGATCCAGACTTGATTCTGGTGGGGGAAATGCGGGATAAAGAAACAGTCAATACCGCCTTGAAAGCTGCCCAAACTGGTCACTTAGTCATGGGAACCTTGCACACCAACAGTGCGGTGAAAACGATTGAACGGATTCTCAATTTATACTCTGGTGAAGAACAGGATGCCATGCGGGTAGCCCTGGCAGAATCTTTAGTAGCCATCATCGCCCAAGGATTATGTCGTACGACCGATGGTAAACGAGCTGCATTCCACGATATCTTAATTAACACTGAGGCGGTTAAAGAATGGGTCAAAGACGGTAAGTACGATGAAATTGGTGAACTGATGAAACAAGCCGGTTTTGACGGTATGATTACGATGAATCAGTCGCTACTCAATCTTTACCAAGAAGGTCGCATTACTGAAGAAACAGCTTTAGAAATGTCACCAACTCCTAACGAAATGGCTCAGTTTCTCCGAGGACGAGTTTAATTACAGTAAAGGTAAAAAGTAACGCCTCTACTTTTTACCTCCAATTTCCCCAACCCCTGTAACTAACTTGAGTACAAATAAACTCTTTTTACCTAAAGTTTTTAAAGGCATTGCCTTATTTACACCCGGAGGCGATTTGATTTATTGCATCGACCCGAATAAACAGGGTCGATGGCATTTGCATTTGTGTGCTGCGTTACAAGAAATTCTCGATTTACCAGAACCGCCTCATTTTTTAGTTCCTTGTTATACAGCTACAGTTGACCACTGGTTAGATCCCCATACTCATCAAATTCGGACTTTTGCAGAAGCCTATCCAGCAGTTCTGCAACATCAATCTTTATTAAATGCCATTTTTGATACGGGTGATTTAGTATGGCAAGCAACACCTTGGCAAGATGGATTATGCGATCGCATGGTGTTGGCAACTTATCGTTCTACATTTCCCCAACTTTGGGAAGACCACGACTTAATTATTAACTTAGACTTATCGGAAAAGGCTCCCAAATATTATCCACCAGTGAGAGCCACACAAAACGTACAGCAAAAAAATCAATGTTACGTTTTGCGTTTATTTATTGCCGGTCATAGTGCTAATACAGAAAGGATTCTGCATAATTTACACGAAATGTTAGAGCGATCGCTCAGATGTCCCTACACTATGAAAGTGATTGATGTTCTAACTCATCCAGAACAAGCAGAAATCGATCAGGTGTCTGCAACTCCTACTCTCGTAAAAGTTTGGCCTCAACCGATTCGCCGAATCGTTGGCGATTTAGATAACGCTGAGAAAATCTTCCAAATGTTAGGTACGAAAGAAAAGTTATAAAAAATTTATCAGATTTTGTGTTGAGCAAGTAAATATAGCAATCCTAGTTTGAGTTAAGAACACCAACAGAGCATTTTAGGACTGCTATATCAACAATTCAATCTCATAAACAGCGTTCAATTGTGGCTAACACAGACTGAGAAAGACTAGAAAAATCATAGCCGCCTTCCAAACCAAAGAGAATTTTCCGAGTTATACCCAAACAATATTCAGTAAATAAACCATAATCATCTGGTAGTAAATTCATATTTGCCAAAGGATCTGCGGTGTTAGCATCATAACCGGCGCTGACAATTAATAAATCAGGGTGAAAGTTTTCTAAGAATGGGATTAGTTTGTTTTCTAACAATGGGCGATAGGCAGAGATATTGCTACCAGGCGGCAGCGGCGCATTTAAAACGTTATTATGATAACCATGTTCCGATGCTTTTCCAGTACCGGGATAGCAAGGATACTGATGAAGAGAACAGTAGGCAATCTGTGGATGAGTTTCTACGATCGCCTGAGTTCCATTACCATGATGTACATCCCAATCGAGAATAGCCACACGCTTAATTTCTGGTTGTTCTAAAGCATAAAATGCGGCGATCGCCGCATTAGAAAGTAAACAAAAACCCATCCCTGCATCACTTTCCGCATGATGTCCCGGTGGACGCGCCAACACAAAAGCAGGATTTTCTTCAGCTAAGACAATATCAATACCATCTAGCCAAGCACTCACCGCCAATAAGGCTACATCATAGCTATTGGGAGAAACTGGGGTATCACCATCAAGATAGCCACCACCACTAGCAGAAATTTCCCCAAGTTTTTTCACGTAAGCTGGGCTGTGAGCTTGTAATAACAAAGACATCAGTGATGGTTTGTCGGCGACTGGAGTAGGCTCGCGCCAAGCAATCTTTTCGGCAAACGCAGCTTCTTTTAAAGCGTTGACAATCGCTGTCAAACGTTCTGGTTTTTCTGGATGATAATTTCCAGTCTTGTGATTCAAAAACTCATCAGAATAGATGACTGGGAGCATAGAAGGCAATCATCAAAGTTACTGAATGCCATTGTAGCTTCAGTAGTCTTTTGTCAATCTTATCAATTCATCAGTAGGTTCATCCTACATTTCGGAAACTAAAGCCGGGTTAATCTTTACCAAGTTCAGCAAGTAACCGCCTAATTACCACTGCATCTTCCGCATCAGGAACTTTGGATAAATAATTTTGTAAGTCTTCAGCTGCTTGTAGATGATGTCCTAGTTGATAGTAAAGCAGACCGCGATCGCGAATTTCTAACATCGCCATCGGAAATAGCAATAAAATTCGTTCTACCGCAGCCAGCGTTTTGGCCAAGTCTTGCTGCTTGAGATATATGTACTTTAAATTTGTCAGCATTCTGGCTAAAAATTGCCGATTGCTGACAGTGGCTAAAAATTCGGGTTTGAGGCTGACAGGTTGCTGAAACATCTGAGTCAGTCTTTCCTGACAGTCTTCTGCAAACATCACCTCACCACGATTGAACGCATCAACAAAAATCTCCATATCTGGAATATCTGGACGTATGAGAAAATGTCCCGGTAATCCTATACCCACCATCGGGAAATCAATTCTTTGGGCAATTTCTAGGTAAACCAGCGCTAAAGTAATCGGAATTCCTGTGCGACGGTCGATCACATCATTTAAAAAGCTGTTGCAGGGGTCATAATAGTTGCTATGATTGCCCGTAAATCCTAAATCATCATATAAATACTGATTCAAGCTTTGAATCAACCGTAGTGGATAACGTGAAGTTGGTAAACGTTCTTGAACCTCTTGTGCCATTGTATTGAGGGCATCGAGATATTCTTCCAGGTCAAGGTTAGGATATTCTTCTTGGGCAATGTACAGTGCTGCCTTAGCCAAGTTGATATACTCGTCAGGTTGCTGAATCTCTTGGTAAAAATATTGTCTTGCTGACGAGAAATTCATAAGCAAATTCGGCTGTAAATGTATAGATGAAGCCAGAGCAAATAGGGACTGAGCGATTTTTGCGCTTATCTTCATCTTAAGTTAAGAGGATGAAAGTAAAAACGCAGAATTGAGAATCAAGCAATTTCATCTAGATGTAAACGCCCGCGTCATTAATATTTAGTTTTGTGTTTGGACTGTAATGTAATATTCTTTACTTAAAATCCTGAAGGGGTGACAAAGCGGCTGAAGCCAAGAAAATAGAGGAGCGTGACCGTTTTGGGGTAAAAAAAGATAGGTCAGGTATTCTCAACAAGACCTATCAAATGATAATGTTACCTAAATTCTACCAAAACTGCTTTCAAAATGTACTGACACCCGCACAGTACAAGATGCTAGAAATCTTACTAATGCTATTGCAATTTCATAAAACTGTGACAATTGAGAAACTAGCAACAGTATTTCCACAACCGATAAAATTTGAAAGTCGGAGGCGGAGTATACAAAGATTTTTACTACTACCTCAGTTGTCGATTCCATATCTGTGGTTTCCCCTGCTCAAACGATGGGTGAAAAATAGTCTGAAAAGAGGAGAGAAACGGCTAATATTTGCGATTGATAGAACACAATGGCGTTCACAAAATGTATTTGTAATTAGTTTAATAGAACAAAAAAGAGCAATACCTGTGTACTGGCTATTGTTACCTAAAAAAGGATGTAGCAATTTGGGAGAGCAGAAAAAATTAATTCGTCCACTATTGCAGTTATTTAAGGGATATCAAATGCTGGTACTGGGAGATAGAGAATTCCACAGTATAAAACTAGCAAATTGGTTACATAGCAAGGGCATTGACTTTGTATTGCGTCAGAAACAAGGTACTTATATTCGGCAAGAAAACCAATCACACCAACGCTTACAATCTTTGGGATTAACTCCTGGCATCTCGTTTTTTTTGACAGGGATTCAAGCAACTAAACAGAAAGGGTTTGCCAATTTTAATCTCGCCGGATATTACAAGCGCAAATATCGTGGAGTTGTTGAGCCTGCTGGCTGGTTTTTATTAACTAACCTTGATAGTCTCAAAGATGCCATTAAAGCATTTAAGTTGCGGAGTGGTATCGAAGCCATGTTTAAAGATTGTAAAACTGGGGGGTATAATCTCGAATCTACTTATGCTGATGGTCAACGTTTGATAGCACTGATTTTATTAATTGCTATTGCCTATACTTGTGCTATTTTAGTTGGTCGTAATTCTCGCTCCTCTGGACTACAAAAATATGTTGGTCGTCTGAAGGAGTTACAACGATTGCACCGCCGACATAGTGCTTTTTGGATTGGTTTGTATGGTCAGTTATGGGTAGGGGCAATGGAATTTTGGGCTGATTTAGCTCATGAATTGATGCGCCTCAAGCCCAGTAAACTGCCATATTTTCAACAAGGTCTACGGGCTATGACTCTTATCCAGTCTGCTTTATAACTTTTTTGTCACCCCTTCAGCTTAAAATCTTTACCAAAATTAGACAAAATAATAATAAAACTTATCAACTAAATTGTGATTAATTATGATTGGAATTAGTTTTTATAAAATCTTTATTTCCGGGAAAGATATATAAAATTGTGTTTATTTTAATTTCAAATAAGCATCATATTGGATTTATATTATTTTTATATATAAATGTAAAAATCTTTTGAAGATATTGATTTTGTTTACAAAGTTTTATTGTAAAACTGAGCTTGTTTTTCGCTCATAAGCATTATTGAATCAATCTTTTAGAGTAAATATACATAATTTGAAATTTAATTATTGTGTAAACTACCGTATTTATACTATCCAAAAGAGTAGTTAACTATTAATGTAATTACATAGACAAGTGAGAGAAAAATAAAGTTCACCTCACTCATATCCTGAATGCAGAAATGTATTTTCAAGGTGTAGTTATAGTACCCATCTCAATTATCAGCGATCGCGGCTAGAGAATAAGTAATTTTGTGACCATAGCACTTGGGGCTTCATGGCATAAAATTTGCTGGAATTTTTCAAATTTCATCAAAAAATATTGGCACTATTCACGTTTAATTGGTAGAAATACATGAAATCTCTGAAGAGTTTTCTAAAAACTGGTGCATTTTCTTTATTAGGTTTAGGATTAGTCACTGCACCTGCTCAAGCTGTCAATATCACTACTAGCAGCGAAATCGACCCAAATGTGTTAGTTAACAACATTTTAGGTTCAGGGATTACAATATCTAATGCTACATACCAAGGTGCATCAATAGCATCTGGAACTTTTACAGGTGGTTTAGCTTCAGGTATTGGCATAGAAAGTGGTATTATTTTCACTACTGGTAATGCTAACTTGGCAATTGGGCCAAATACTAGTGAGAGTGCATCCAGGAAGAATAATCTTGCGGGAGATTCAGATTTAAGTGCTTTGATTTCTGGAGTCACAACTTTTGATGCTAGTGTCCTAGAATTTGAGTTTACATCAACAACTGGCAATCTCTTTTTTAATTATGTTTTTGCATCAGAAGAATATAATGAATATGTGAATTCTAAGTATAACGATGTATTTGGATTTTTCTTGGATGGAAAAAATATTGCCTTAATAGATGGAACTAACACCCCAGTTTCTATTAATACTGTTAACGGTGGTAATCCTTTCGGTAATAAGGCAACAAATCCACAATTATTTAATAATAATTCTATAGCTGATGGTGGAGCAATTTATAATCTTCAATATGATGGTTTCACAAATGTATTTTCTGCTCAATTCAAAGGATTAAGTGAAGGTACACATCGCCTGAAAATCGCAATTGCAGATGTGGGAGATTATCGTTATGATTCTGCTGTGTTTATTCAAGCAGGTACTTTTTCTGCTCAACCTCTAAAAGAAGAAGTACCCGAACCTACACCTGTTCTTCAACCAGAAATTCCCGAACCTACACCTGTTACTGAACAAAAAGTACCTGAGCCTACGACTGTTTTAGGTTTGTTGGCTAGTGCAGCCTTTGGTGCTACATCCCTACGCAAGTGGAAGTAACAAAAAACACTTAATTAATCCCTCTAAAGAGGGATTAATCTTCTGCGTAAGAATGCGATAGTAATAATTTAGATTGCAAAATTTTCAATCAATTATAAATTGCCTTAATTTGTAATTTTGACATCTCCAAACTTTTTCTAAAGTTATATCTCCAGCTAGATACTCAAAACTGAAAAGAAGCGAAACCATTCATAATTATTTGAGGAAATAAACATTATGAATAGTAATAATCTCTTGGTTAGGAAAAGTAAAAGATTGATTCAAAAGATAGCAGATATTCCCTTTGCAATTTTCTATCCCGAAAAATATAAAGACTACAGAGAACTGTCTTATTGGCAGGCTACTTTAGAAAAAGAAGGGCAACTTGGAAATGAACATTACTCATATTTTTACACTGCCTACTTTGATTTAGAACCCAGCTTTTATTCGAGTAAACGAGTTCTTGATATTGGTTGTGGGCCGCGTGGCAGCCTAGAATGGGCTGATTCAGCATCTGAACGGATTGGTTTAGATCCTTTAGCTGATGAGTATTTAAAGCTGGGAGCAGACAAACATAAGATGAGCTATGTGGCTGCACCCTCAGAAAAAATTCCCTTTGCCGAGCAATACTTTGATATAGTTTGCAGCTTTAATTCTTTAGATCATGTAGCAGACTATCAAGCAACGGCATCAGAGATTAAGCGAGTTGTCAAACCTGGTGGTTTATTTTTGATGATAGTAGAAGTCAATCATCCACCCCGCCCCCATGAACCTATTTCTCTGAGTTGGCAAACAACAGACGACTTCTTAGATGTATTTGATGTAATGAGTGTACGTCGTTACGAAATTGGCAATCACGATATATATGGTCAATTACTTAAAGACGATCGCTTTGATGAGACCAAGAAAAAGAAGCGCCCAGGAATCTTGACAGCTAAATTTGTCAAACGAGTATAAAAACTTTTTGTCTAAAATTACCTGTCCCTCAGCTGCAATTAGCACATTGCGAGATGTCACTGCCAGCATCTCGCAATTAAATCATTTCTGATTTTTCTCTGTCTACAAACATCAAAAATTAATCTCTTGATTACTTCGCATATCGACGCGGAGTATAAACTGAGATGCTACCATCACTACGTTGAATAGTTTTAGTTTGGCTAGAACCAACAATAATCACCGTTCGCATATCGGCGACATCTGGTGTTAACTGGTCAAGATTAATCACCTTAACCGTTTGTCCTGGTCTGCCCAGATTTTTACCTAATACTACGGGAGTTTCTGGTGGGCGATACCGCAGTAATATATCTCTGGTGGCTGCAAGTTGCCAAGTACGCTCTTTGGAAACAGGGTTGTAAAATGCGATCGCAAAATCTGCTTCAGCCGCCGCCGCAATTCGTTGTTCAATAATTGACCAAGGCTTCAAAATATCTGACAGTGAAATCGCGCAGAAGTCATGCCCCAAGGGTGCGCCAACCGACGCGGCTGCTGCTTGCATGGCAGAGATTCCTGGCGCAACGTAAATTTCGATACTGTCCCATTCTGGTTGAGGATGACGGTCAAGGACTTCAAACACAGCCGCTGCCATTGCATATATCCCCGGATCACCAGAAGAAACCACCGCGACATATTTACCTGTGGCGGCTAAATCCAGCGCCATTGTCGCCCGTGCAATTTCTTCACGGTTATCAGATTCATGGCGTTGTTTGCCATCAGCCAAAGCACCAACTAAATCGAGGTATGTTTTGTAACCTACAAGGTCAGTTGCAGCTTTGAGAATTTCCTTGACTTCTGGAGACATCCAAGATGCAGAACCGGGGCCAGTGCCAATTATGGCTAATTTACCACGCGGTTGACCAATGGTGTTGGGGTCAATTGGTTGGGGTGCGATCGCTAGTGCTATTTCAGTAGATGCAGTAGCAATTAGTTTACCAGATGAACCAGTTGCTTCCAGAGCGATCGCTTGTGCAGAGATATTACCTTGGGTAAAAAAGCGAGTAACGACACCAAAAGCATCAGCCATAGCATGAATTGACGGATTAGCTGCAATACTAATAGGGGCAAATATTCCAGCTACAGAGGCAGGTGCAAGTTTAGCATCTACGAGTATTTGCTCAACTCTAGTTAAATTAATAGAAGGATGAGTAATGGCGATCGCTATAGTTTTGGGATGGTAAACCAGACAATTAGCGGTAGAGTGTACTAAACTTTCTGTAACTCGAATTGTCAATTTTCCGTGAGTATCAATGGGTAATTGACTATTACTCAACCAAGGTGCAGTTCCTTCCAATTTTACCTGCGCCCCCGCTAACAAATCTGAAATAAAAGTTTTAGCATCATCTGAGTTGGCTAAATGATAGCCAGCAGGAGGCGATAACAACGCTGTCCGAAAACGAATATCCCCCGTAGTTGTAATCGCTGCTTTCACTTCCAACACCTCAGCAATGCGGCGTGCTAAATCATTGACTCCACTCAACCCACCCAATAAAGGCACTACCGCACTACCATCTTCCGCCACAGCCAACACGGGCGGTTCTTGACGCTTATCAGAAATCAAAGAAGCTAAGGTTCTAATCAGAATACCAGCAGCACAAATGCCAATTACGGGTGTTCCCGCAGCAAACAACTCCCGCAACGTCTCGCCAAAATTGCTAAAACTAACATCAACTCCAGAAGTGCGTCCTGCCAAACCATATAATCTTGCTCCTGGCAAGATACTCATAATTTTACGGGCTATGACCACACTATTTTGACCCAACACTACAACCGCAGGTACAACCTTGATCATGAGACTTCTGGAATTTGAGTAGATATCGTGCAGAGTTTATAGTATAAGTCTTGTAGAGACTTTGTAACGTCTCTACAAGACTTATAATTGGAATTCCCTCAGTCTGAGTAA encodes:
- the wecB gene encoding non-hydrolyzing UDP-N-acetylglucosamine 2-epimerase, which codes for MTNQKRVGIILGTRPEAIKLAPVIQVFQKSPSFKLRVILTGQHREMVEQVMQLFNLKADEDLEIMQPQQSLSDITCRSLRGLEELFQKNKPDLVIVQGDTTTAFAAALAAFYQKIPVGHVEAGLRTDNIYNPYPEEANRRLISQITQLHFAPTTLAVENLQRSGVLGEIHLTGNTVIDALLNVAASQPACNVPGLNWNEYRVLLSTVHRRENWGEPLQAIAQGFLQILDKFADTALVLPLHRNPTVREPLQALLGQHQRVFLTEPLDYAELVGAIGRSHFLLTDSGGLQEEAPSLGKPVLVLRETTERPEAVTAGTAKLVGTESESILTAAAELLSNPAAYDAMANAINPFGDGHAAERILQIVKNYLGVG
- a CDS encoding circadian clock KaiB family protein, which produces MSTNKLFLPKVFKGIALFTPGGDLIYCIDPNKQGRWHLHLCAALQEILDLPEPPHFLVPCYTATVDHWLDPHTHQIRTFAEAYPAVLQHQSLLNAIFDTGDLVWQATPWQDGLCDRMVLATYRSTFPQLWEDHDLIINLDLSEKAPKYYPPVRATQNVQQKNQCYVLRLFIAGHSANTERILHNLHEMLERSLRCPYTMKVIDVLTHPEQAEIDQVSATPTLVKVWPQPIRRIVGDLDNAEKIFQMLGTKEKL
- a CDS encoding DUF4351 domain-containing protein encodes the protein MTEERERADNDSPWKEILEAYFPQAMQFFFPQTAALINWQRPHEFLDKEFQQISREAELGRRYADKLVKVWQIDGEEVWLLIHIEIQAKPEDNFAERMFSYNLRIFDKFAKPAISLAILCDADSTWRPTEYSYNYPDCSLVFKFGTVKLLDYQNRWTELAASDNPFATVVMAHLKTQQTSKQPGERKNWKFSLIRRLYEQGLEERDIRNLYRFIDWVMILPKALEAEFWQDFKLFEQELTMPYITTGERIGYERGKEEQTQALVLKLLQRRVGNLPDEVRQQVQSLSLEQLEALGEALLDFSNINDLLNWLAVN
- a CDS encoding type IV pilus twitching motility protein PilT, yielding MTETSPPANSNPVASRNVPPMPPPPPSLMTQRQHTQTLDMSTHRNTTQPAPPPPAAGHRPGTPPPAAKSNPTGLSLAQIIKEAFDKGYSDVHLGVGEVPRFRNRGEIQPTEYPETDHETFMGWLREVMTEAEIQRFEEHLEFDGATQYEFARVRINVFGSMKGHALVLRLIPLTILSMEQLRLPPIFRDICHHHKGLILVTGPTGSGKSTTMAAMIDYINREMAKHIITIEDPVEFVHKSRKSLVKQREVGMHTRKFDNALKAALREDPDLILVGEMRDKETVNTALKAAQTGHLVMGTLHTNSAVKTIERILNLYSGEEQDAMRVALAESLVAIIAQGLCRTTDGKRAAFHDILINTEAVKEWVKDGKYDEIGELMKQAGFDGMITMNQSLLNLYQEGRITEETALEMSPTPNEMAQFLRGRV
- a CDS encoding histone deacetylase — protein: MLPVIYSDEFLNHKTGNYHPEKPERLTAIVNALKEAAFAEKIAWREPTPVADKPSLMSLLLQAHSPAYVKKLGEISASGGGYLDGDTPVSPNSYDVALLAVSAWLDGIDIVLAEENPAFVLARPPGHHAESDAGMGFCLLSNAAIAAFYALEQPEIKRVAILDWDVHHGNGTQAIVETHPQIAYCSLHQYPCYPGTGKASEHGYHNNVLNAPLPPGSNISAYRPLLENKLIPFLENFHPDLLIVSAGYDANTADPLANMNLLPDDYGLFTEYCLGITRKILFGLEGGYDFSSLSQSVLATIERCL